CGGCGAGTGCGTACCCCGTCCCCGTCGCGGGTGCACCGCAGGCGCGGGGGCCGGGCCGGATGCCGTGCAGCGGGCTGTCAGTCGACATGCAGGTTGCTCACATGTGGGGTTTGATCGAGCTGCTGGACCACACCCACCCCACCTCGGAGGAAATGTGAGACCTCGCAAGCTGTTGTTGTCCTCGGTGCTGACGGTCGCCCTCACCGGCACCCTCGGACTGGCCTCGACCGGCGCGGCCGGAGCCGCCGGAGCCCTCGGTGCCGCCGACGATCCCGCGTCGACGCGCGACCTGCCGCGCCGCAGCGCCCCCGCCCTGCCGGCACCCGAGCGGGTCGGTGCGCCCGACGCCGCCGCGCTGGCCGAGGCCCTGACGACAAGGGGCCCCGCGGCCTCGGCCCCCGGCCAGCGGGTCGCCGACGGACCCCTCACCGGGTTCGAGCAGCGGGGCGGCAGCGACTGGACGACGCTCGAGGAGGAGCGGCGCTTCCTGCGCCAGGTCGACGCCCTCAGTGACAAGGTCTCCATCTCGCCGGCCGGGCGCACGCTCGAGGGCCGGCGTCTCGACCTCGTGCAGATCGGGTCGGGCCCGCGCACGCAGCAGCAGGTCGCCGCCGGCAGCAGCGTGCTCATCGCGTGCTCGCAGCACGGCAACGAGCCGGCCGGCCGCGAGGCCTGCCTGTCGATGATCCGCGACCTCGCCCTCGACGAGAGCCCGGCCACGAAGCGGCTGCTCGAGAACACGACGGTCCTCGTCGTGCCGACCGCCAACCCCGACGGCCGGGCCGCCGACACCCGTGGCAACAGCGACGGCATCGACATCAACCGCGACCACCTCGCCCTGACGACGAACGAGGCCAAGGCGATCGCCAAGATCGTGCGCGACTACAAGCCGCAGGTGGTCCACGACGCCCACGAGTACGGTGGAGCGCGCGACGTCTACGACCGCGACCTCATCCGGCTGTGGCCGCGGAACCTCAACGTCGACAAGGACGTCCGTGCGCTCGCGGTCAGCCTGGCCGACGACTACATCGACCCGGCGGTGCAGTCCGAGGGCTACACGACGGGCGAGTACGGCATCTTCTACGGCCCCGACGGCAGCCCCATCGCCCAGGTCGCCGGTGACGAGGACGAGCGCATCATGCGCAACACGATGGGGCTCAAGCACTCCGTCGGCCAGCTCGTCGAGAGCCTCGTCAACGACTTCGACGACGACGAGACGGAGACCGAGAACAAGCTGCGCCGCGTGCGCACGCAGACCCTCAGCCTCATGGGCACGACCGCCCTCGTCCTCGAGAAGCGCGACCAGCTGCTGTCGACGACCCGTGCCGCGGCCGAGGAGGCGACGGCCGAGGGCGCGGCCGGCGACCAGCCGTTCTTCTTCGCCGGCGCCGACAACGACCTGCCCTCCTCGGGCTCGGTCGACCTGTCCCCGCCGTGCGCGTACACGATGACGGTCGACCAGCTCGCCCAGGTCCGTCAGACGCTGACCCTGCACGGGGTGTCCTTCACCCGCGCCGGTGGCGTCGTCACGGTCTCGATGGCCCAGCCCGCGCAGCCGCTCATCCCGCTGCTGCTCGACGCCCGCGCGAACAACGAGCTGCTCGCGGCGACCCCGGTCGAGTGCGGCTGACCGCCCCCGACCTGCGCTGACGACAGGTGCCCCGGCTGCCCGCCGGGGCACCTGTCTGCGTCCGCCCTCTCGACGGTCGAGGGTGGGTCAGCCGCGG
This is a stretch of genomic DNA from Terracoccus luteus. It encodes these proteins:
- a CDS encoding M14 family metallopeptidase → MRPRKLLLSSVLTVALTGTLGLASTGAAGAAGALGAADDPASTRDLPRRSAPALPAPERVGAPDAAALAEALTTRGPAASAPGQRVADGPLTGFEQRGGSDWTTLEEERRFLRQVDALSDKVSISPAGRTLEGRRLDLVQIGSGPRTQQQVAAGSSVLIACSQHGNEPAGREACLSMIRDLALDESPATKRLLENTTVLVVPTANPDGRAADTRGNSDGIDINRDHLALTTNEAKAIAKIVRDYKPQVVHDAHEYGGARDVYDRDLIRLWPRNLNVDKDVRALAVSLADDYIDPAVQSEGYTTGEYGIFYGPDGSPIAQVAGDEDERIMRNTMGLKHSVGQLVESLVNDFDDDETETENKLRRVRTQTLSLMGTTALVLEKRDQLLSTTRAAAEEATAEGAAGDQPFFFAGADNDLPSSGSVDLSPPCAYTMTVDQLAQVRQTLTLHGVSFTRAGGVVTVSMAQPAQPLIPLLLDARANNELLAATPVECG